Sequence from the Thermanaerothrix sp. genome:
ACCGTAATGTTAGGATCGATGAGCCCGAGGACAGCAAAGTCGATTTTAATTTCGTTATCAATCTTGATGATGTCCTTGCGGCCCATCCGTTTGGATTCGGCGTTTACCACGAAGGCTACCGTGTAGGGGGCCTTGCCGAGGCCAAGCCAGTTAAAAATCCTTAGCCCCTGCCCCGCTTTGATGTGGTCTATCACGATTCCATTCTTGAT
This genomic interval carries:
- a CDS encoding aspartate carbamoyltransferase regulatory subunit, with product IKNGIVIDHIKAGQGLRIFNWLGLGKAPYTVAFVVNAESKRMGRKDIIKIDNEIKIDFAVLGLIDPNITVNIIENEKVTEKIRLRLPERVENVLICRNPRCITATETYAPHIFHLVDEKTGTYRCEYCDDLRTTEDFR